CAGTATTTCTCGCTGAACCAGGACCTGCATCTCGCACTTGTGGCAATGTCCCACAACAGCGCTTTGGTTTCGGCGCACTCGACATTGTTCATCCAGGTCGAACGGGCGCGTTTCCTGGCACTGGACATCGGGCAACGATGGGCGGATTCGGTAGACCAGCACGAAGCCATTCTTTCGGCCGTCGCTTCCCGCAACGGCCCGCTTGCGCAAAAACTGGTTGAGCAACATATTCTCGAGACCAGGGAAGCGGTCAAAGCTGCAGTCGAGATGCAAAATCGTGACAATCAGAAGCCGGGACGAACACGCCCGCGCCGCCCTGCTGCTGCCAAATCTTCCAAGGCTGATCCGGCCAATCGATAGTGTCGCGCCGCTACGCCTCCACGAAGGGACACTTCCAAACAGAAGAACGAGATTGGGCGCTTGCGAAGGGGCATCGCAGCCCCTTCCCCCTCGGTCGCGTATTTCCTCACGTCTCTCCGTGAAGCACCACAAGCCCAGTCACCCGTGCTGGGGAAATACGATGAAAAGCAGATGACAGGGCGTGGCGGGATCTCTACCGACCCGCCGCTATCTCTCGTTTCAAGTACCAACCAGGTTTAGATATGCCGTTACTCGCCAGACATTTCCATTGACCGCCCAGAATTGGGAAGGCGGAAATGCTGATGACCGAGGACCAAGGACCAAGGACCAAGGCAAGATACAGCCGCTAATTGAGATCCGCACCCATTCTCACTGAAAGCCGCGCCGCCATGCGCTGCACATTCGAAATGATCTGGTTCTTCTCACTTTCGGAGAGTTGCTCCGCTTGCAGACTTACGGCAATACCCGCAATGGGTCGATTGCGTGAATCAAGCACCGACGCACCATAACAGACGAGACCCTCGGCGACCTGTTGGTCGTCGCAGGAATAGCCGTGCTTTCTGATGGTTTGCAGTTCTGACAAAAGCGCGTCGAGGGTTTGAACACTGTGCGGTGTGCGCGGCTCTGGCAGCCCGTCGGAAAGTAGACGGCGGACTTCAAAATCACTCATTTGGCTGAGGAATGCCTTCCCGGTGGCCGTGAATGGCGCGGGAAGACGCATGCCTGCACGAAATTCAATCAATGAATGGCTGACCGCAGAATTGCGCGCGGCGATGTAAACCACCTCTGTTCCTTCAAGCACGGACAGAGTGATGGTGGCGCCCGGCATTTCCGTTTCCTGATCCCACAAAGCGGCAAATTCCGCGGCGACATCGGACTGCTGTGTAAACGCATTCGACCAGCGCATGACATGAGGTCCGAGCTGAAAGGTCTGGTCGGGGCGCCGAATCAGCAATTCGAGTTGAACCAAAGTGTTGCACAGCGTGTGGGCACTGCTCTTGGCAATGCCGATCTCGCGGGCAATCTCCGAAAGACTGGGGTAACCCTTTGTACGTGCAATCAAATCCAATATACGCGTCCCACGTTCAAGTGCAGGGACCAGGTTTGTCTTCGTTTCTTCCTGCTTCATGAATATTTCCAGACGCAAAGATCATATCGTTCTTGACAGGTGTTTAGCCTATTGTTTATCGTTCTGTCTACGGGAAAGCGTTCAGCATGCTGAACACCAACCAGGCAACAGTGGCACCTAGCCTGATATTAAATTTGATCCGCGAGTGGAAGGCATTATTCGCGATGGCCGTGGTGGAGCGGCGGGGAGAGTGATGCATGGTGATGAGCGTGAGAGACTGGGCCACAAGGTTCAGCGAAGCATCTGACCGCGATCAGACAATCGGCGCGATGGCCAAGTATTTCACATGCACCTATCTGTGGGACATGGGGACGGCGAAGGTGATCGTCGAAATGATCGATGGCAAAGTCTATCGAATTAATGTCGATCCCGCACCGATGGATGCCTATGATTTTGCCCTGCGCGCCAGTCCCCAGACTTGGCGGGAATTTGCGCGACCGATTCCCGCGCCAATGTTCCATGGCATCTGGTCGGCGAGCTTTCGCCGCGACTTGAAGATCGAGGGCAATACGCTCGCACTGATGCAGAACCTGCGTAACTTCACGGTTCAATTCGAACTGTTGCGCAAGGTCGGTGTGCCTGTATGAGCTCGTCGCTGACCCAGTTCGCGCGTCCCACTAATTCCAAAATCTCATGGAGCCCGGTATGGCCAAGCAATCACCGGTAGTCGGTCGTTACGTTACCATTGACGTCGACGGTTGCGAGTACAAGGTATTTTACCTTCGCAATGGCAGTGGCGTTCCACTGGTCTGTCAGCACACAGCGGGATGTCACAATCATCAGTGGATGGGGTTGCTTGAAGATCCCGACATCACGGCAAACTACGACGTGATCGCTTATGATCTGGCACGGCACGGAAAATCCGATCCGCCCCACAACCGCGAATGGTGGAAGGAGGAATACCTTCTGACTGCCGAGCATTTCATGAATTTCATCACGGCGTTCTGCGAAGCTCTTGAACTGGACCGACCGATTTTCATGGGGTCGTCATTTGGTGGCAATGTCGCGTTGCAACTGGCGCTGCATCACCCCGACAAGTTCCGGGCCGTGATTCCGGTAGAGGCCGCGGAGCATGCGCCGGGATTTTTCCTCGATCTGTGGCGGCATCCCCACGCCAATGCTGCACAGGTATGCGGCTCGGGCGTCTGGGATCTGATGGCCCCGCAAAGCCCGGAACAGGATCGCTGGCAGACTTGGCACTATTACACCCAGGGCGCCGAAGTATTCAAAGGCGACCTGCATTTCTATTCGATCGACCACGACATGCGCGGGCAACTCGGAAACATCGACACTCGCCGTTGCCCGGTGATCATGATGACCGGAACCTACGATTATCTCACTCCGCCGGAAGCCACCGAGGCGACTGCCAGGCAGATCCCCGGCGGCATTTACATCGAGATGGAAGATATCGGTCATTTCCCGATGTCGGAGAACTACCCGCTTTTCGCCGTGTATCTGAAGGAAGCGCTTCGCATCATTGAATCCAAGTCCTGATCATTCGCGCCAGCGGGAACAATCGCCGGCAAGACCGCAAATCAAGGGTAAGCTTTATGAAGATCGTAGAATTCGATGATAAAGGTCAGCGGGTGGAAGTCGAGAATGCCGCGGCATCATCGAAATCGAGCGCCAGCAATCTGGCGCCGCGGCCTGATTTCAGTCATCGAACGCCGGATCCGGCGCGCCGGACGCGTAAGTCCTCCGGTATTGAATTGCACATGTTCCAAACCGGAACGCTGCGCACCAAGGTCAAATACATCAAGATGAACCAGGGCGATGGGGATTTCGAAATCCCGGTGCCTTGGTTTCTGATCAAGCATCCCATGGGAAATGTGGTGATTGACGGCGGCAATGCCGTCGAGGCCGCGATCGATAAGCGCGGACATTGGGGCGCCGTTGTTGATGCCTACGACCCGGTGATGAATATTGCCGACAACTGTGTCGACCAATGCCGTCTCGTCGGTGTTGAGCCGAATGGCGTGCGCTACGTGCTGCAGTCTCATCTCCATCTCGATCACACCGGCGCTATCGGGCGGTTCCCACGGGCTCAACACATCGTGCAACGCTGTGAATATGACTATGCCTTCAAGCCACATTGGTTTGCAGCGGGAGCTTACATCCGGGCCGATTTCGATCGACCGGGTCTGGACTGGAAGTTCCTGGGCGGGGAATACACCGACAATTTCGATCTTTATGGCGATGGCGTCATCCGCATGATTTTCACACCCGGCCATTCCACCGGGCACATGTCCTTTCTAATCACATTACCGAACACCGGGCCGGTGCTGCTGACCATTGATGCCGCCTATACGCTCGACCATTGGAACAACAAGGCATTGCCCGGTCTGGTCGTGTCTTCGTCCGACGCGGCGAATTCGGTCGCCAAGTTGCACCGGATAGCAGAGGACACCGGCGCCATGGTGGTCACCGGCCATGACCCGGACACATGGGAGTCTTTCCTGAAGGCTCCATACGATTTTTACGATTGATCCGCCGGCGCGGCAGTTCGCGCTGGAAGAATAGAGCTCAAGGGGCAGGGAGGGATTTTGCTTAGCAAAATCAGATAATTGCCCGAAAACCTGTCCACGGGATTATCCTGTGGAGGTGAGTGCCTGCAATGAGGACAGAGGAGACGCAATTCATGAGAACGTTCAGCAAAATTGCCTTGGCAGCGGGATTTTTGGCGCTTGGTGCCATCAATGTTCACGCCGAAGGTATCGATGAAATCAACCCGGACGTTGCCGCCCGGCTCTACAACCCCGACATGCTTGACCCGGCTCAGCCGATTGGTCCGAGCGCCTGGCGCGATTTCGTCGCCAAGAACCCGCCACCCTGGAAAATCGGCTATGCCAGTTCCTACGCTGGCAACACCTGGCGCGCCGGTGCCATGAACGAACTGCAAAATGTCATCATTCCCGAGTGGAAAGAACTCGGCTTGCTTGATGAAGTCGTGATCACCCAGTCGAACCTCAATGATTCAACCCAGATCCAGCAGATGCGCCAACTGGTTGATCAGGGTGTGGACGCCATCATCGTCTGTTGCTCGAACCCGACCGCCTTGAACCAGACCGTCCAGTACGCGGCTGACAAGGGCGTGCCGGTATTCTCGCTGACCGGCTACCTTACCTCGCCATACGCGATCAACTCATCGGTCAACTACCAGGTTGCCGGTTTCGAGATCGGCAAGAATATGGCTGAGCAAATCGGCGGCGAAGGCAATGTCCTGGTCGTCGAGGGCATTCCCGGAACTTCCGGATCTGACAGCCAGGACCGCGGCGTCAAGGCAGGTCTTGCTTCGGCACCTGGCGTCAAGGTCGTTGGCTCGGTTGCCGGCATGTGGACCGATCAGGTTGCGCAGGGCGAAGTGCAGAAATGGCTCGCCACCCATCCAGGCAAGCTCGACGGAATTGTCGTCCAGTCAGCCGCTGAAATGGGCGTTCTGCGCGCAGTTCAGCAGTCCGGTCGCGGCGATGTGCCGGTGGCAATCGGTGGTGAACTCGGCGCCTTGTGCTACTGGCGCCAGAACCCCGACTACATCACCGCTTCCTATCAGGTCTGGCCGCCAGCTGATGAGATGCAGTTGATCTGGAACATCATGATGCGGACACTTCAGGGACAGGGGCCGAAGATCCAGTCCGTCCTCGTCGACCCGATCAAGCTGACCTACGATGATCTGGCCAAGGTGATGGCAGAAGATTGCAGCCTGGACACACCTGACTGGCTTGCCGTTGGCGCCGATCGCTGGGGTGGGGCGTCCGAATACCTGGACGACTTCTTCCTCAAGCCTGCCGACCCGAAGAAATACGTCGCAAAGTAACCATTGAAGCGGGGCCACTCCTGCGGTGGCCCCGCAGCTTCCAAACCCGTTTTGCCGGAACCATGATGACCCCTCACCCCACTGACATCACACCAGCCGCTCCGGGTCGCGACACGATCCTGGTGCGCAATGTGAAGAAGTATTTCGGACCGACGCGCGCGCTTGATGGCGCCAGCTTCTCGGCCCGTGCGGGCGAGATTCACGCCGTGGTTGGTGGTAATGGCTGCGGCAAGAGCACAATGGCGAAGGTCGTCTCGGGCATCCTGCCGATTGACGGTGGCTCCGTCTCCATTTTGGGTGAAACGCCATCGACGCCGGCCGAGAGCCGGGCCCTCGGCATTTCGACGGTTTACCAGGAGGTGCTGGTCGCGGACGAAAGTTCGGTCGTCGACAACATCTTCATGGGGGCAGATTCGCTCTTCACCAAGAAAATGTCACAAGACCGGAAAGTGCGTCGTGCGGCAGACCTGATGCGCGAATTGTCCGGCGAATCGGTTGATCCCTTCGCCATGGTGGGAACACTCCCGCTCGGCCTCAAACAATGGATAACCATTGCTCGCGCGCTGTTGAGCGAGCCTAAAATCCTAATTCTCGACGAAAGCTCTGCCGCGCTCGATTTCGACAGTACCGAGCGGTTGTTTGCCAAGATGCGCGCGCTTCGCGACGGCGGAACCACGGTACTTATCGTCACCCACCGGATTGCCGAACTGATCCGCATCTCCGACCGTGCCACCGTGCTGCGTGATGGGCGCGATGTCGGCGTTCTCGAAAAGCATGAGATCACTGAAAAGAACCTGCTTGCGCTGATGACCGGTGAAGATCAGGGGGATGCCCATCACGCGCTTCAGGCCCCACAGCCCGCCGATAACACTGTTGCCTTGCAGGCCAGTAATCTGGCGATCTGGCCGGAAGGCCGTCAGTTCGATTTTGAACTGCGCCGTGGCGAGATTGTCGGCGTCGCAGGCCTCGATGGACAGGGCCAGGATGGTTTCGTTCGAGTGCTGGCCGGCGTGCAGGAAGCGGCTCACGGCCTGATCCAGGTTCGCGACCACCATGGTGAGTTGCATGTGGTGCGCAATCAGGCTGAAGCGGTTGCCCATCGCATCACCTATGTTTCCGGCGACCGCAAGAAGGAAGGCATTTTTGCGTCATTGTCGATCTTCGAAAACATGGTCATGCCACTCTACCGGGAAAAGAAGCGTGCCGGAATTCTCGGCATTATCGATCGCGAAGCGCTGGGTGCTATCTTCAAGCGCGAAGTCGACAATCTGATGATCAAGTTCGGCATGCGGGATGACAAGATTACCTCGCTGTCGGGCGGCAACCAGCAGAAGGTGCTGATTGGGCGCGGCTTTGCCATGCGCCCCGATGTCATCGTTCTCAATGATCCGGCGCGCGGCATCGATGTGGGGGCCAAGGCGGAGCTCTACAAGCACCTGCGCAGCTTCGCCAGCGACGGAAAATCCGTAATCTACATGTCGTCGGAGCTTGAAGAATTTCTGGGATTTGCCACCCGGGTGATCGTCTTTCGCGACGGCGCGCCGTTTGACGCCTTTGATGGCCGCCGGCTTGATCCCAAAACAATTCTCGAGGCGATGTTCGGGCAGACAGACGGACAGGGGCTGGGAACCGAGTATGGGCTGGTTCCTGGCCGCATTGCTTCCGGTTCGTCGGATGCCTCGATATCGGCGGACGGCGTGCGGGTCACCGTTGTCGT
This DNA window, taken from Hoeflea algicola, encodes the following:
- a CDS encoding GntR family transcriptional regulator, translated to MELTAHIRKMILHHELEPDEWVPESELCEKLGVSRTPLREALKVLASEKLVEIHPNRGAMVASLRPNDVDELFEAQAIIEGSAAFLACERATEEDVEAFRKIHLRMIRCFERRDRTQYFSLNQDLHLALVAMSHNSALVSAHSTLFIQVERARFLALDIGQRWADSVDQHEAILSAVASRNGPLAQKLVEQHILETREAVKAAVEMQNRDNQKPGRTRPRRPAAAKSSKADPANR
- a CDS encoding IclR family transcriptional regulator, which encodes MKQEETKTNLVPALERGTRILDLIARTKGYPSLSEIAREIGIAKSSAHTLCNTLVQLELLIRRPDQTFQLGPHVMRWSNAFTQQSDVAAEFAALWDQETEMPGATITLSVLEGTEVVYIAARNSAVSHSLIEFRAGMRLPAPFTATGKAFLSQMSDFEVRRLLSDGLPEPRTPHSVQTLDALLSELQTIRKHGYSCDDQQVAEGLVCYGASVLDSRNRPIAGIAVSLQAEQLSESEKNQIISNVQRMAARLSVRMGADLN
- a CDS encoding alpha/beta fold hydrolase → MAKQSPVVGRYVTIDVDGCEYKVFYLRNGSGVPLVCQHTAGCHNHQWMGLLEDPDITANYDVIAYDLARHGKSDPPHNREWWKEEYLLTAEHFMNFITAFCEALELDRPIFMGSSFGGNVALQLALHHPDKFRAVIPVEAAEHAPGFFLDLWRHPHANAAQVCGSGVWDLMAPQSPEQDRWQTWHYYTQGAEVFKGDLHFYSIDHDMRGQLGNIDTRRCPVIMMTGTYDYLTPPEATEATARQIPGGIYIEMEDIGHFPMSENYPLFAVYLKEALRIIESKS
- the attM gene encoding AttM family quorum-quenching N-acyl homoserine lactonase encodes the protein MFQTGTLRTKVKYIKMNQGDGDFEIPVPWFLIKHPMGNVVIDGGNAVEAAIDKRGHWGAVVDAYDPVMNIADNCVDQCRLVGVEPNGVRYVLQSHLHLDHTGAIGRFPRAQHIVQRCEYDYAFKPHWFAAGAYIRADFDRPGLDWKFLGGEYTDNFDLYGDGVIRMIFTPGHSTGHMSFLITLPNTGPVLLTIDAAYTLDHWNNKALPGLVVSSSDAANSVAKLHRIAEDTGAMVVTGHDPDTWESFLKAPYDFYD
- a CDS encoding ABC transporter substrate-binding protein — protein: MRTFSKIALAAGFLALGAINVHAEGIDEINPDVAARLYNPDMLDPAQPIGPSAWRDFVAKNPPPWKIGYASSYAGNTWRAGAMNELQNVIIPEWKELGLLDEVVITQSNLNDSTQIQQMRQLVDQGVDAIIVCCSNPTALNQTVQYAADKGVPVFSLTGYLTSPYAINSSVNYQVAGFEIGKNMAEQIGGEGNVLVVEGIPGTSGSDSQDRGVKAGLASAPGVKVVGSVAGMWTDQVAQGEVQKWLATHPGKLDGIVVQSAAEMGVLRAVQQSGRGDVPVAIGGELGALCYWRQNPDYITASYQVWPPADEMQLIWNIMMRTLQGQGPKIQSVLVDPIKLTYDDLAKVMAEDCSLDTPDWLAVGADRWGGASEYLDDFFLKPADPKKYVAK
- a CDS encoding sugar ABC transporter ATP-binding protein encodes the protein MTPHPTDITPAAPGRDTILVRNVKKYFGPTRALDGASFSARAGEIHAVVGGNGCGKSTMAKVVSGILPIDGGSVSILGETPSTPAESRALGISTVYQEVLVADESSVVDNIFMGADSLFTKKMSQDRKVRRAADLMRELSGESVDPFAMVGTLPLGLKQWITIARALLSEPKILILDESSAALDFDSTERLFAKMRALRDGGTTVLIVTHRIAELIRISDRATVLRDGRDVGVLEKHEITEKNLLALMTGEDQGDAHHALQAPQPADNTVALQASNLAIWPEGRQFDFELRRGEIVGVAGLDGQGQDGFVRVLAGVQEAAHGLIQVRDHHGELHVVRNQAEAVAHRITYVSGDRKKEGIFASLSIFENMVMPLYREKKRAGILGIIDREALGAIFKREVDNLMIKFGMRDDKITSLSGGNQQKVLIGRGFAMRPDVIVLNDPARGIDVGAKAELYKHLRSFASDGKSVIYMSSELEEFLGFATRVIVFRDGAPFDAFDGRRLDPKTILEAMFGQTDGQGLGTEYGLVPGRIASGSSDASISADGVRVTVVVPDALKPGKDQAPKADIAAADPPRTDTPVKNQAAGRPIKIIEFAADTLQPRQVKL